One Halolamina litorea genomic window carries:
- a CDS encoding DUF7504 family protein gives MASSDGRHEPVPELSLAPSEAALAELRNRDSPVPYLPPSAYENLLVVTVDTPAAVEDAVRRAGGDPKNVGVVPVSASPVTYDGPCWTADRVSPSDLTGISIQFARGERYLRDGAGWVVVDGLGTLLMYAEGEKLYRLLSHLVSRSRQRELRHVTGITTATVAQETLARFRGLHDRAVPLE, from the coding sequence ATGGCGAGTAGCGACGGCCGGCACGAGCCGGTCCCGGAGCTGTCGCTGGCGCCGAGCGAGGCCGCCTTGGCCGAGTTGCGGAACCGTGACAGCCCCGTTCCGTACCTCCCGCCGTCGGCGTACGAGAACCTGCTCGTCGTCACTGTCGACACCCCGGCGGCCGTCGAGGACGCCGTCCGGCGCGCTGGGGGCGACCCCAAGAACGTCGGCGTCGTCCCCGTCTCGGCGTCGCCAGTGACCTACGACGGCCCGTGTTGGACCGCCGACCGCGTCTCGCCGTCGGACCTGACGGGGATCAGTATCCAGTTCGCCCGCGGGGAGCGCTACTTGCGCGACGGCGCGGGCTGGGTCGTCGTCGACGGCCTCGGGACGCTCCTGATGTACGCCGAGGGCGAGAAGCTCTACCGTCTGCTCTCCCACCTCGTCTCGCGGAGCCGCCAGCGCGAACTGCGCCACGTCACCGGAATCACGACGGCGACGGTGGCCCAGGAGACGCTCGCGCGGTTCCGTGGGCTCCACGACCGGGCCGTTCCCCTCGAGTAG
- a CDS encoding translation initiation factor IF-5A, producing the protein MAKEQKQVRELQEGSYVMMDESPCQINHYSTAKPGKHGSAKARIEGKGVFDEKKRSLSQPVDAKVWVPIVERKGGQVVSVDGNDAQVMDLDTFETFTMRMPEDESLSPDDEIEYLEYEGQRKIV; encoded by the coding sequence ATGGCGAAAGAGCAGAAGCAGGTGCGTGAACTGCAGGAGGGTAGCTACGTGATGATGGACGAGTCCCCCTGCCAGATCAACCACTACAGCACCGCCAAGCCCGGGAAACACGGCAGCGCGAAGGCCCGTATCGAGGGGAAGGGCGTCTTCGACGAGAAGAAGCGCAGCCTCTCCCAGCCCGTCGACGCCAAGGTGTGGGTCCCGATCGTCGAGCGGAAGGGTGGGCAGGTCGTCTCCGTCGACGGCAACGACGCGCAGGTCATGGACCTCGACACCTTCGAGACGTTCACGATGCGCATGCCCGAGGACGAGAGCCTCTCGCCGGACGACGAGATCGAGTACCTCGAGTACGAAGGCCAGCGAAAGATCGTATAG
- a CDS encoding arginase family protein, which produces MGFPGAVADLEAADYAVVGAPLDTSTTFQPGTRFGPERIRRFSRSYDDYDRLTDQYFSDCAVHDAGDVRAWDDAVEYLEFLGGSLADHHRDGAVPLLLGGEHTVTAAGVRATDPDVLVVLDAHLDLRDDYDGNPWSHAAVVRRALDGDPESAPLSTVSGTADHAVIIGARTGSKAEWERAERDDVTVVSPEDAADWEPDFADESVYLSVDIDGADPAFAPGTGTMEPFGLSPREMRDVVRAVAPHAVGFDTVEVNDRDDGQAAALAGKLLKEFVLSHADGYPED; this is translated from the coding sequence ATGGGGTTCCCCGGCGCCGTCGCCGACCTCGAGGCCGCCGACTACGCGGTCGTCGGCGCGCCACTCGACACGTCGACGACGTTCCAGCCGGGAACCCGGTTCGGCCCGGAGCGGATCCGGCGCTTCTCGCGGTCCTACGACGACTACGACCGCCTCACAGACCAGTACTTCTCCGACTGCGCCGTCCACGACGCCGGCGACGTGCGGGCGTGGGACGACGCGGTCGAGTACCTCGAGTTCCTCGGCGGCAGCCTCGCCGACCACCACCGTGACGGCGCCGTGCCGCTCCTGTTGGGCGGCGAGCACACCGTCACGGCCGCCGGCGTCCGCGCGACCGACCCCGACGTGCTGGTCGTGCTCGACGCCCACCTCGACCTTCGTGACGACTACGACGGCAACCCGTGGAGCCACGCGGCCGTCGTCCGCCGTGCACTCGACGGCGACCCGGAGAGCGCGCCGCTCTCGACCGTCTCGGGTACCGCCGACCACGCGGTGATCATCGGCGCCCGCACCGGCTCGAAAGCCGAGTGGGAACGCGCCGAGCGCGACGACGTGACCGTCGTTTCCCCCGAGGACGCCGCCGACTGGGAGCCCGATTTCGCGGACGAGTCGGTCTACCTCTCGGTCGACATCGACGGCGCCGACCCGGCGTTCGCGCCCGGAACCGGCACGATGGAGCCGTTCGGGCTCTCCCCTCGGGAGATGCGCGACGTGGTTCGCGCCGTCGCGCCCCACGCTGTCGGCTTCGACACCGTCGAGGTCAACGACCGCGACGACGGGCAGGCCGCCGCGCTGGCGGGCAAACTGCTCAAGGAGTTCGTCCTTTCGCACGCCGACGGCTACCCGGAGGACTAA
- a CDS encoding MBL fold metallo-hydrolase → MRVTLLGTGDTTGTPTVGCDCATCERARSRGVERSRFSVHVENERTGECLLIDASPDFRHQFAETGADLPDAAVITHIHFDHLDGLGNFYRLLDDLPVHAASEVDPFTGESVAASIRGRYDYLDVVEVHGEEPLTTFSACGFDLTLVPVEHPPMACYGLVVEDPETGAKLSLSGDTSYDIPEASREALHDPDLLLADAIVPASLASKHPMGGSDVVDGVPMTFGTKHMTREGAIRLGEDLDAGETRLVHLAHYYPVTEAFEEPLAVDGELYEL, encoded by the coding sequence ATGCGCGTCACCCTCCTCGGGACGGGCGACACGACCGGAACGCCGACGGTCGGCTGTGACTGTGCCACCTGCGAGCGCGCCCGTAGCCGCGGGGTCGAGCGTTCGCGGTTCTCGGTCCACGTCGAGAACGAACGCACCGGCGAGTGCCTGCTGATCGACGCCTCGCCGGACTTCCGCCACCAGTTCGCCGAAACGGGCGCCGACCTCCCCGACGCCGCCGTCATCACCCACATCCACTTCGACCACCTCGACGGCCTGGGGAACTTCTACCGCCTGCTCGACGACCTGCCGGTCCACGCCGCCAGCGAGGTCGACCCCTTCACCGGCGAGAGCGTCGCCGCTTCGATCCGTGGGCGCTACGACTACCTCGACGTGGTCGAAGTCCACGGGGAGGAACCCCTGACGACCTTCTCTGCCTGTGGGTTCGACCTCACGCTCGTCCCCGTCGAACACCCGCCGATGGCCTGCTACGGGCTGGTCGTCGAGGACCCCGAGACCGGCGCGAAGCTCTCGCTCTCGGGCGACACGAGTTACGACATCCCCGAGGCGTCCCGGGAGGCCCTCCACGACCCGGACCTCCTGCTGGCCGACGCCATCGTCCCGGCGTCGCTGGCGTCGAAACACCCGATGGGCGGTTCGGACGTGGTGGACGGCGTCCCGATGACGTTCGGCACCAAGCACATGACCCGCGAGGGAGCGATCAGGCTCGGCGAGGACCTCGACGCCGGCGAGACGCGGCTGGTCCACCTCGCCCACTACTACCCCGTCACCGAGGCGTTCGAGGAGCCGTTGGCCGTCGACGGCGAACTGTACGAGCTCTAA
- a CDS encoding DUF5787 family protein, translating into MEVAFELALAAHLETATDWLLARQLGAAVDEPGARVMDLVGVVPSDGVTDRAAITPETIPPLAVEGDVGVGEAVPVADALDCGPERAESVAEHAAEIGFFERGRRGGRTYVRQTARYPDWVDRLVGIENKPDLGRPGDLDFQLRFDAALALFDEVWLATESYVTGAHLNRIPEAVGVWRFDPATGEREVVREASPLAVDEPGVEIRREEPLRTDVAIIDADAKARRRRRIAERAWGKGWRPAGFPGCVNCSATDDGVPECSFHERLIAPGSDCSTDCPGYEAGEVLDVDHEELRDERSPWVRDPSGVVRRQSGLDQF; encoded by the coding sequence GTGGAAGTCGCGTTCGAACTCGCACTGGCGGCACACCTCGAAACAGCCACTGACTGGCTGCTCGCCCGCCAACTCGGCGCCGCCGTCGACGAGCCGGGCGCCCGCGTGATGGACCTCGTCGGCGTCGTGCCGAGCGACGGAGTCACCGACCGCGCGGCGATCACGCCCGAGACGATCCCGCCGCTGGCCGTCGAGGGCGACGTCGGCGTCGGCGAGGCGGTTCCCGTCGCCGACGCGCTCGACTGCGGCCCCGAACGCGCCGAAAGCGTCGCCGAACACGCCGCCGAGATCGGCTTCTTCGAGCGCGGGCGCCGCGGCGGCCGCACCTACGTCCGACAGACGGCACGCTACCCCGACTGGGTGGATCGGCTGGTCGGCATCGAGAACAAACCCGACCTCGGCCGGCCGGGCGACCTGGACTTCCAGCTCCGCTTCGACGCCGCCCTCGCCCTGTTCGACGAAGTCTGGCTCGCGACCGAGAGCTACGTGACCGGCGCGCACCTGAATCGCATCCCCGAGGCCGTCGGCGTCTGGCGGTTCGACCCCGCGACCGGCGAGCGCGAAGTCGTCCGTGAAGCGTCGCCGCTCGCCGTCGACGAGCCGGGCGTCGAGATCCGCCGGGAGGAACCGCTCCGGACCGACGTGGCGATCATCGACGCCGACGCCAAGGCCCGCCGTCGCCGCCGGATCGCCGAGCGGGCGTGGGGGAAGGGCTGGCGCCCGGCCGGGTTCCCGGGCTGTGTGAACTGCTCGGCGACTGACGACGGCGTCCCCGAGTGTTCGTTCCACGAACGCCTGATCGCCCCCGGCAGCGACTGCAGCACCGACTGTCCGGGCTACGAGGCCGGGGAGGTGCTCGACGTGGACCACGAGGAACTGCGTGACGAGCGCAGCCCGTGGGTACGTGACCCGTCGGGCGTCGTGCGCCGACAGAGCGGGCTGGATCAGTTTTAG
- a CDS encoding translation initiation factor IF-2 subunit gamma, protein MVTENPTQPEVNIGLVGHVDHGKTTLVQALSGSWTDKHSEEMKRGISIRLGYADATLRRCPEEEAPDCYTVEEHCDEHDVDTEVVRDVSFVDAPGHETLMATMLSGAAIMDGAVLVVSATEDVPQAQTEEHLMALDIIGIDNVVIAQNKVDLVDKDRAMENYRQIQEFVEGTVAEDAPVIPISAQQEVNIDLLIDALETEIPTPERDPTDDSRMFVARSFDINKPGTTADDLLGGVVGGSLVQGTLSEDDEIELRPGREVEEGGQSEWQPMTTDVRSIQAGGSPITEATPGGLLGVGTGLDPSYTKGDALAGQVAGEPGTLPPTLEGFEMDVELLDRVVGENDEVEEISTGEPLMLTVGTATTVGAVTSARSGECEVSLKRPVCADPGAKIAINRRVGARWRLIGIGTLKE, encoded by the coding sequence ATGGTGACGGAGAACCCAACACAACCGGAGGTGAACATCGGACTGGTCGGCCACGTCGACCACGGGAAAACGACACTCGTGCAGGCGCTGAGTGGTTCGTGGACCGACAAGCACAGCGAAGAGATGAAACGCGGGATCTCCATTCGCCTCGGCTACGCCGACGCTACGCTGCGTCGGTGTCCCGAGGAGGAGGCCCCGGACTGCTACACCGTCGAGGAGCACTGCGACGAGCACGACGTCGATACCGAGGTCGTCCGCGACGTGTCGTTCGTCGACGCCCCGGGTCACGAGACCCTCATGGCGACGATGCTCTCGGGTGCAGCGATCATGGACGGTGCGGTGCTGGTCGTGAGCGCCACCGAGGACGTTCCGCAGGCCCAGACCGAGGAACACCTCATGGCACTCGACATCATCGGCATCGACAACGTCGTCATCGCCCAGAACAAGGTCGACCTCGTCGACAAGGACCGGGCGATGGAGAACTACCGCCAGATACAGGAGTTCGTCGAGGGGACGGTGGCCGAGGACGCCCCCGTGATCCCGATCAGCGCCCAGCAGGAGGTCAACATCGACCTGCTGATCGACGCGCTGGAGACGGAGATCCCGACGCCCGAACGGGACCCGACCGACGACTCCCGGATGTTCGTGGCACGGAGTTTCGACATCAACAAGCCCGGCACGACGGCCGACGACCTGCTCGGCGGCGTCGTCGGCGGGTCGCTCGTTCAGGGCACCCTCTCGGAGGACGACGAGATCGAACTCCGACCCGGCCGCGAGGTCGAGGAAGGTGGCCAGAGCGAGTGGCAGCCCATGACGACTGACGTGCGCTCGATCCAGGCCGGCGGCAGCCCCATCACGGAGGCGACGCCGGGCGGGCTGCTCGGCGTCGGGACGGGGCTGGACCCGTCCTACACCAAGGGTGACGCGCTGGCGGGACAGGTCGCCGGCGAACCCGGCACCCTGCCGCCGACGCTCGAGGGCTTCGAGATGGACGTGGAGCTACTCGACCGCGTCGTCGGCGAGAACGACGAGGTCGAGGAGATCTCGACGGGCGAGCCGCTGATGCTCACCGTCGGGACCGCGACGACCGTGGGCGCCGTCACCAGCGCCCGGAGCGGTGAGTGTGAGGTGTCGCTCAAGCGCCCCGTCTGTGCCGACCCCGGGGCGAAGATCGCGATCAACCGCCGCGTGGGCGCCCGCTGGCGACTCATCGGCATCGGCACCCTGAAGGAATGA